A single genomic interval of Aerosakkonema funiforme FACHB-1375 harbors:
- a CDS encoding TRAFs-binding domain-containing protein, whose translation MEKPEKINYKPEPIDTSKVTLTAEILKLTEILSKNTHEIWAQQRLADGWQYGPQRDDTRKEHPGLVAYEDLPESEKHYDRIIVLQVLKALLALGYHIEANGTAAENLAVTDDKDLDMVLEVLQDSCGMNLVSLLAIQRQTIGLKPRTSDIYRVLGDQILQLGEPLMAYDVLAIGLKHWPNDVRLQQLLALSLARSGATVRANSILLQLLECGHRDEETLGLLARTHKDLWKQATDLEEQNRQLRLAAEGYEQAYQLSGSHYPGINAATMAMLMGNEERAKVLAEEVRQKCLQKLKPQSQRSSDEYWLLATLGEAALILREWSEAEDWYGQAAQVGQGRYGDLSSTRRNATILVQYLEGDTGRIKQWFHIPRVVVFSGHMIDQPDRTTLRFPPHLESTVYKAILDRLKKLDARLGYASAACGSDILFLEAILELKGEIHIVLPYDREQFIKDSVDIVPGSKWVERFEKLLDRATETIVASNRKLQETNVLYEYANRLLHGLAKMRAEQLETELVPLAVWNGQPGGPGGTASAIEHWQSWGYDVEVIDLESILRSFVDTQDSSVISDGSLANHRELTNKECGRQIKALLFADVVHYSHLTEDQIFPFVQYFLGGVAEMSAQSAYGPIMKNTWGDALYFVFSNVRDAGLFALDLCDFVQSTDWTEKGLPEGLNLRIALHAGPVYRHIDPITGKINYIGTHVSHTARIEPITPPGKVYASQAFAAIASCDEVCELTCDYVGQTPWAKGYGTFPTYHVRRRQVDRA comes from the coding sequence ATGGAAAAGCCAGAGAAAATAAATTACAAACCCGAACCTATAGATACGTCAAAAGTAACACTTACAGCAGAAATTCTCAAACTGACTGAAATACTTTCCAAGAATACTCACGAGATTTGGGCGCAGCAGCGATTAGCAGATGGTTGGCAATATGGGCCGCAGCGAGACGATACTCGTAAGGAACATCCTGGATTGGTAGCTTATGAGGATTTGCCAGAATCGGAAAAACATTACGATCGCATAATCGTCCTGCAAGTTTTAAAAGCGCTTTTAGCTTTGGGCTATCACATCGAGGCGAACGGTACCGCTGCTGAAAATCTCGCCGTGACGGACGATAAAGACTTAGATATGGTATTGGAAGTTCTGCAAGATTCATGCGGAATGAATTTAGTTTCCCTCCTGGCAATACAGCGGCAAACTATAGGACTCAAACCTCGCACGTCCGATATTTACCGAGTGCTGGGCGACCAAATCCTCCAATTGGGGGAACCGTTGATGGCTTATGATGTCCTGGCAATCGGACTGAAACACTGGCCGAACGATGTGCGTTTGCAGCAACTTCTAGCCTTATCCTTAGCACGTAGCGGCGCAACTGTAAGAGCCAATTCTATCTTGTTGCAGCTACTAGAATGCGGTCACAGGGATGAAGAAACCCTCGGTCTTTTAGCTCGCACTCACAAAGACCTTTGGAAGCAGGCAACCGATCTGGAAGAACAAAACCGTCAACTGCGTTTAGCTGCCGAAGGGTACGAACAAGCATATCAGTTAAGTGGCAGTCATTACCCAGGTATCAATGCTGCCACGATGGCAATGTTGATGGGAAATGAAGAACGCGCTAAAGTCCTGGCAGAAGAAGTGCGACAGAAATGCTTGCAAAAGCTAAAGCCCCAGTCACAGCGAAGTAGCGATGAATATTGGCTTTTGGCAACGTTAGGAGAAGCGGCCCTGATTTTGCGAGAATGGTCAGAAGCTGAGGATTGGTACGGACAAGCAGCGCAGGTAGGGCAGGGGCGATATGGAGATTTAAGTTCTACCCGTCGCAATGCAACTATCCTGGTGCAGTATTTGGAAGGCGATACAGGACGCATCAAGCAATGGTTCCACATACCCCGCGTCGTTGTGTTTAGCGGACACATGATCGACCAACCCGATCGCACCACACTGAGATTTCCACCGCATCTGGAATCAACTGTGTATAAAGCGATTCTCGATCGCCTCAAAAAACTCGACGCCCGCCTGGGTTATGCCTCTGCTGCCTGCGGTTCGGATATCTTGTTTTTGGAAGCAATTCTGGAATTAAAAGGCGAAATTCATATTGTGCTGCCCTACGATCGAGAGCAGTTTATTAAAGATTCGGTCGATATCGTTCCTGGTAGCAAATGGGTGGAGCGGTTCGAGAAATTACTCGATCGAGCTACAGAGACGATCGTCGCTTCCAATCGCAAGTTGCAAGAGACTAATGTTTTGTACGAGTACGCGAATCGTTTGCTACACGGGTTAGCCAAAATGCGGGCAGAACAGCTAGAAACAGAACTTGTACCCCTGGCAGTTTGGAACGGCCAACCAGGCGGCCCCGGCGGTACTGCTAGTGCGATCGAGCATTGGCAAAGCTGGGGTTACGACGTAGAAGTCATTGATTTGGAATCGATTCTGCGATCGTTTGTCGATACTCAAGATTCATCAGTCATCAGCGATGGGTCATTAGCTAATCACCGAGAACTAACCAATAAAGAGTGCGGTCGGCAGATTAAGGCGCTATTGTTCGCCGATGTAGTCCACTATTCTCATCTCACAGAAGATCAAATCTTCCCATTTGTGCAATATTTCTTAGGAGGTGTTGCCGAGATGAGCGCTCAGTCTGCTTATGGGCCGATCATGAAAAATACTTGGGGAGACGCTCTCTATTTTGTATTCTCGAATGTGCGAGATGCAGGTTTATTTGCTCTGGATCTGTGCGATTTTGTTCAAAGTACAGACTGGACAGAAAAAGGGTTGCCGGAAGGTCTAAATTTGCGAATAGCCTTACACGCTGGCCCGGTATACCGACACATCGATCCGATTACCGGCAAAATAAATTACATCGGTACCCATGTCAGCCACACCGCTAGGATCGAGCCAATTACGCCACCGGGGAAAGTATATGCCAGTCAAGCCTTTGCAGCTATTGCCTCTTGCGACGAGGTTTGCGAATTAACTTGCGATTATGTGGGACAAACGCCTTGGGCTAAAGGTTACGGCACTTTCCCGACCTATCACGTCCGCCGCCGCCAAGTCGATCGAGCCTAA